The following proteins are encoded in a genomic region of Candidatus Edwardsbacteria bacterium:
- a CDS encoding 3-oxoacid CoA-transferase subunit A, whose protein sequence is MINKIVTSTAQAVADIFDGATVMIAGFGEAGSPIELIHALIDHGAKNLTVVSNNTGNGHVGLAALIENRQVKKMICSFPRTAQSVVFPELYCKGEIELELVPQGTLAERIRAGGAGIPAFYTPTSVNTPLAEGKEARIFDGKTYLLEPGLTADFALIKCKTADRYGNLLYNKTARNFSPIMCMAARSSIVQAGRIVAVGEIDPEAVITPGIFVRKVVAVPNPASENQLLKENKRYP, encoded by the coding sequence ATGATCAATAAGATAGTAACATCTACCGCCCAGGCGGTGGCCGATATCTTTGACGGGGCCACGGTAATGATAGCCGGCTTCGGCGAGGCCGGCAGCCCCATCGAGCTGATACACGCCTTAATAGACCACGGGGCAAAAAATCTCACAGTGGTCAGCAACAACACCGGCAACGGTCATGTTGGACTGGCGGCCCTGATTGAGAACCGCCAGGTTAAAAAAATGATCTGCTCCTTCCCCCGAACCGCCCAGTCGGTGGTCTTCCCGGAGCTGTACTGCAAAGGGGAGATCGAGCTTGAGCTGGTGCCCCAGGGAACCCTGGCCGAAAGGATAAGGGCCGGAGGGGCCGGCATCCCCGCATTCTATACCCCCACCTCGGTAAACACGCCGCTGGCCGAGGGCAAGGAGGCCAGGATCTTCGACGGAAAGACCTACCTGCTGGAGCCCGGACTAACAGCCGATTTCGCCCTGATCAAATGCAAGACCGCCGACCGCTACGGCAATCTGCTTTATAATAAGACGGCCCGTAACTTCTCCCCCATCATGTGCATGGCCGCTCGATCCTCCATAGTCCAGGCCGGTCGCATCGTTGCCGTGGGCGAGATCGATCCCGAGGCAGTGATCACCCCGGGGATCTTCGTGCGCAAGGTGGTGGCGGTGCCCAATCCGGCCAGTGAAAACCAACTCCTTAAAGAGAACAAGAGATATCCATGA
- a CDS encoding 3-oxoacid CoA-transferase subunit B, with the protein MKSEAVKGWTREQMAQKVAQNIPDGSYVNLGIGLPELVANYIPEGSEVLFHTENGLLGVGPSPLPGQEDDELINAGKRSVTAIKGACYFHHADSFAMVRGGHIDICVLGAFQISGGGDLANWSTGEPNAIPAVGGAMDLVQGVKTIFVITQHTTKTGEAKIVKECTCPLTGKGVVDRIFTEYAVIEVRSDGLHVLEMAPGVEFDFLQSITAVPLHTK; encoded by the coding sequence ATGAAAAGTGAAGCCGTAAAAGGATGGACCCGCGAGCAGATGGCCCAGAAGGTCGCCCAGAACATACCCGACGGCTCTTATGTCAACCTAGGCATCGGACTGCCGGAGCTGGTTGCTAATTACATTCCGGAAGGAAGCGAGGTGCTGTTCCATACCGAGAACGGCCTGCTGGGGGTGGGGCCCTCCCCCCTGCCGGGCCAAGAGGACGATGAGCTGATCAACGCCGGAAAGAGGTCGGTGACGGCCATAAAGGGCGCCTGCTATTTTCACCATGCCGACAGTTTTGCCATGGTCCGGGGCGGGCATATTGACATCTGCGTGCTGGGGGCCTTCCAGATCTCGGGCGGCGGCGACCTGGCCAACTGGTCTACCGGGGAGCCCAATGCCATCCCGGCGGTGGGCGGAGCCATGGACCTGGTCCAGGGCGTCAAGACCATTTTTGTGATCACCCAGCATACCACCAAAACCGGGGAAGCGAAGATCGTGAAAGAATGCACCTGCCCGCTTACCGGCAAAGGGGTGGTCGACAGGATATTCACGGAATACGCCGTTATCGAAGTGAGGAGTGACGGATTGCATGTTTTGGAGATGGCGCCGGGCGTGGAATTCGATTTTCTCCAGAGCATAACGGCGGTTCCGCTTCATACCAAATAA